GGTCCATTCGGTCATGGCTAATATGGGTCCAGTTTTGGAAACAGTTCTTCGAGGCCAGCGCCAATGTCTCGCTTTCCGGTTACGAAGAGCGGCCCGATGAAGATACAACACAAGATCAGACAGTGACAGAGGATTCTGCAGACGTTACACATAGCAACCTTACAGATACGGTGTCCTACGAAACGCCATCCATGGAACGCCATCACCATAGGGCCGACGACCTTGAGCTCACATCTCTCGGCGTATCCTCACACAGTACTCCTCGAGCAGCCACCAATGAGAGACCAGATGCAGACACGACAATCACCTCCGCTGTGTCATACACATCCCCCTACGAAACACTCAAGCAGGAGATCCACGAAACCGATCCCCCGTTCGATGTGGACGACTCCAACCTCCCCAGCACACCAGGCCGCTCTCCAAGACTACACGACTACGCGGGCAATTCAGGCGAGACCCTCATGTCCTCTTCGCCGTTCGTTCCGCCCGCCTCACACGAACAACCCTCAGGCGCCCGCCGCAACCCACACCAGAAAACATCAGACCCCATCATGCATAGGGTTCTCGACAAAACCTACCGCGTACAAGCCACCCCTCTAGGCAAAGGTTATGGCACCGCAACCAGCCGCTCCAAATTCACCGTTACCCCGAAAGCATCCACCTCGAAATACGCCTTCGACGACTCCCCGATCTCCAGTCCAGAGCCCGAAGCGCCGCAACTACACGcggagatcttctcctctcctctcaAAGCCACAACTCCCGGTACCGGCCGTAAGCGGCGTCCCAGCGGCCACCTCCGCATCACCCCGAAGCCGGGGATGAGCGTTTTGACACCGGCCAAGAACGGAGGTGGCAAACGTTCTGGCTGGGACAGCGATGAGGATTttgacgacgaagaggatgagaacTTCGGACCAAGTCCGCCCAAAACAATGCAATTCCATATTCCGCAGAGTCGACTCATGAAGACACCAGGTATGTACCACCCTCCACTTGCATGTGTGCAGCATCATGCTAATCTAGAGGTATACAGCCAAGGAAGCATCCAAGCGTATTGTTGAGGACTTATTGTTCACTGCCGGAGTGAACGACACGACAGACGATATCATCGATGAGCAAAGCCCTAGTGTGATCCGACGAGTAGAGCggttggaagatgagacTTTTTGATGCAAGATCTTGACAGTGATGGAGCTTACAAGTTAATCTGAATTGGTCAAAGCCGGTTCTCAATGTAATTGTATGCTTCGTTCTTTCCAGGACAATCTATCTACCTTATTACAGCTTGTACTGGCTTTCAATCGCGAAACTACAACTAGAGGTCGGCGTAATTTAAACACGAGACACCGCCGGATGCTAAACTGACGGTGATCCACTCAGCTGATATTCATAAGCAAAAGAGTCAGAAAGCTGGAGTCGGTTCTTTCCCTGAAGGCTCCCAGTACATGATCTGGGCATGTCAATGGCATGCTTTCGCGTGAATTGCAAAGATAAATATCTTCGAGCCTGCGGAATGAATACTCAAAAAACGGCAAGGGGACTAAGAACATGTACTGTGAGAATGCATCAATGGGTATCGAGCGAAATCGCTGATCATCGGGAGAGGGCCAGAGGTTtgagggagaaaaagatCAAGGGTGAAGGGATGAAGGGGGACCATAGTCGCGATATATGTACATTGCGACAGTATAAAGGATATGATAAGAAACCTGccccaaaaagaaaaagttgAAAAGGTAAGAAAGTAAAAGTGAAACGGGACGTTTAGCCGCCAGCTCGAGCCTATCAGCTCTGCATACCCATAAAGACTTCTTGGCAGTTGTCCACCAAAAATTTCAATACCTCGTTCTTTTTCTGCACGTCGGTCATTTCCCGGGCCAAACTCTCCGGTCTCATGATCGTGGGTGCAAAGACAACGGCAATATTCTGGCTCGTCATCAAATTTTCCTTCTCGCGTTCGACTACTCGCTTCAAGTGGAACACCAGAAACTCCAGGACGTCCTGGTGGACACGCGGCAGCTCTGCAAGGCTCTTCTGCAGAACCGAAATACGAGCTTCCGCTGAGGTAATCTCCCCAGTGTCGATGATTTTTTCGTAGACTTCATAAGTGATAAGAGGCGTGGGCAGCTTCCGGAAGTATTGCTTGAGAGCCGAGGTGACTGCATGAATATCGAGATCGGGATCAGAGATATCGTAATCTTGAGGAAACCGTTCAAACCCTTCTCGAATGGACTGAACTGCCGAGCTTGCGCCTGATTTACGATAAATTCCTTCCATATCCATTCCTATCCAATGTGGTTAGTTTCGTAACCTCGGAACAGCAGGCGCCTAAGATCTCACCTCGTAGTTCAACTTCCTGAATACATCGGGTGACAATGGCAGGAATGATGCTCTTTTCATGCTCCATGCGCTGTTCCAGATCAGTGCCAAACAGGGCTGCTATAAGGTTAGCTTTATTGTCAGAGGCATATCAAAATGTCGACACATACCAGTCGGAGCGAGATCTGCCAGAGCCGGAACACTATCAGTCTGAGGCATTCGAGTCCCAGCTTGCTTGCTTTTCTGGTTTCCAAAGAATCCAAAACCTTGACGGCTAGGATCTTGTGTCTGCGAGCGTGGGAGACCGGGGTTGGCATCTTGAGCGGCATTGCTGTCGCTTGACATAAAGGCGCCCTTGATACCCTTTGTAACGCCCTTGGCGACGTTCTGTCCACCCTTCTTCCAGTTGAACTTACGAGGCTGTCCCTTGCGGATACTAACGACCTGTGGTCCTGGAACGACAGTGGCCGGTTCGGCTTCCTCAGACAGATTGGTAGCGGATACGGAAGCAGAGAGGTCATTGTTGGCGGCCTTCAGTGCATCAATGGCTGACAGTGACTTTTCCTTGCCGTGGGAATAGATGCCAAGGCCATTGGCACCCCGATTGCCTTCGGTTGAATTGGCCTTGTAGAGCTCCTGAATCTGATGCACCAGTTGATTGT
The DNA window shown above is from Aspergillus fumigatus Af293 chromosome 1, whole genome shotgun sequence and carries:
- a CDS encoding DASH complex subunit ASK1 gives rise to the protein MSRPSSISQRPLTLTEELEKLEQSITLTLQEIDHNFSQAHRIVTTSILPLVEQYAEHSRDVWESAKFWKQFFEASANVSLSGYEERPDEDTTQDQTVTEDSADVTHSNLTDTVSYETPSMERHHHRADDLELTSLGVSSHSTPRAATNERPDADTTITSAVSYTSPYETLKQEIHETDPPFDVDDSNLPSTPGRSPRLHDYAGNSGETLMSSSPFVPPASHEQPSGARRNPHQKTSDPIMHRVLDKTYRVQATPLGKGYGTATSRSKFTVTPKASTSKYAFDDSPISSPEPEAPQLHAEIFSSPLKATTPGTGRKRRPSGHLRITPKPGMSVLTPAKNGGGKRSGWDSDEDFDDEEDENFGPSPPKTMQFHIPQSRLMKTPAKEASKRIVEDLLFTAGVNDTTDDIIDEQSPSVIRRVERLEDETF